The following proteins come from a genomic window of Geothrix edaphica:
- a CDS encoding tyrosine-type recombinase/integrase yields MPIQAKKDSGLKDGLRLRRGIYHFRFMYHGKLKTGSTGCRDLRSAKAYLLKLRSALALESIDVRTISKATFQEAFDLYLKVQAPRLAARTVRLFRSNHQHHWSHFQDAPLKDMQMHLDELFPRLAAKMKPGSQRLVFARLRSVLELARKRGLHNTPLEYPTIDVPRDPKQVLSEEQVEVFFIHVDRIGSLHARIMIRSLFYLGLRVSEAQRLHWDDYDEDEMTYRIDERQKNGKILYLPVLPEMAEWFAKQPRKKGELMCPGRWGCHNTRYTDLVVKAASKSMGLEVPMTHHRLRASLSTSLLRRGVPLAVVQRILRHADPATTTKYYWEEGLQDMREGLMVLSKVNGSPLDEDRHVS; encoded by the coding sequence ATGCCCATCCAGGCGAAGAAGGATTCCGGTCTCAAGGATGGACTTCGGCTGCGCCGAGGCATCTACCACTTCCGGTTCATGTATCACGGGAAGTTAAAGACTGGTTCGACAGGCTGCCGGGACCTCAGGTCTGCCAAGGCCTACCTGCTGAAGCTGCGTTCAGCACTGGCCTTGGAGTCCATCGATGTCCGGACGATCTCAAAGGCCACCTTCCAGGAGGCCTTCGACCTGTACCTGAAGGTTCAAGCTCCGCGACTAGCAGCCAGGACGGTTCGCCTCTTCCGCAGCAATCACCAGCACCACTGGTCGCACTTTCAAGATGCACCACTCAAGGATATGCAGATGCACCTGGACGAACTCTTCCCAAGGCTTGCAGCGAAGATGAAGCCTGGGAGCCAGAGGCTCGTCTTCGCAAGGCTGAGAAGTGTCCTTGAACTCGCCCGGAAGCGTGGGCTTCACAACACACCACTGGAGTATCCCACTATCGATGTGCCCAGAGACCCCAAGCAAGTGCTTAGCGAAGAGCAGGTAGAAGTCTTCTTCATTCATGTGGATCGGATCGGAAGCCTTCACGCCCGGATCATGATTCGCAGCCTCTTCTACCTTGGCCTTCGAGTGTCCGAGGCCCAGCGCCTTCACTGGGACGACTACGACGAAGATGAGATGACCTATCGCATCGACGAACGCCAGAAGAACGGGAAGATCCTCTACCTGCCGGTCCTTCCCGAGATGGCCGAATGGTTCGCAAAGCAGCCCCGAAAGAAAGGGGAGCTGATGTGCCCGGGACGATGGGGGTGCCACAACACCAGGTACACCGATCTCGTGGTCAAAGCCGCTTCGAAGTCCATGGGGCTAGAGGTACCAATGACTCACCATCGCCTGCGGGCTAGTCTCTCGACTTCGCTGCTTCGAAGAGGGGTTCCCCTTGCTGTGGTTCAGCGTATCCTTCGCCATGCTGATCCTGCCACGACCACCAAGTACTACTGGGAAGAGGGCCTACAAGACATGCGGGAAGGATTGATGGTGCTTTCCAAGGTTAACGGCTCACCACTGGATGAGGATCGCCATGTTAGCTAA
- a CDS encoding tyrosine-type recombinase/integrase: MARETSSNTTSLVDGLRFDRDGIYRYRFMHEGMIHQGSTGFSDFMGATQRLGEIRQRLRSERRDQESQAKPAPTFGDAYYFWLKVMGPRVSWKSVQMMESHWRQTWHQWRDLDLEGLQPVLDAHYNKCRTKYAQSTMAAHFNRISAILKFSGERGLHRIEFDLPKIKVPHTPKLVLTEDQVKVFFAHLDQFANLHQSVMVRTMYYLGLREQESYRLRWSCYDDKHQTYTIDQQKSGEVSVLPVVEEMADWFARLPRLGTYMCPRDKRDEPHGSKYTTRPFKRAVAEMGLPSTFCHHRLRATLATVLVKKGVPLEMIRKLLRHASVETCVAWYIETDIQDMRSALAKLS; encoded by the coding sequence ATGGCACGAGAGACATCATCAAACACCACTTCGCTGGTGGACGGGTTGCGCTTTGATCGGGATGGAATCTATCGGTATCGATTTATGCACGAGGGGATGATCCACCAAGGCAGTACTGGATTTAGTGATTTCATGGGTGCAACGCAGCGCCTTGGTGAAATTCGCCAAAGGTTGAGATCGGAACGACGGGATCAAGAATCTCAAGCCAAACCCGCGCCGACATTTGGGGACGCCTACTACTTCTGGCTAAAGGTCATGGGACCTCGTGTGTCCTGGAAGTCCGTCCAGATGATGGAAAGCCACTGGAGACAAACCTGGCATCAGTGGCGCGATCTGGATCTAGAAGGTCTTCAACCGGTCCTTGATGCCCACTACAACAAATGCCGAACCAAGTACGCGCAGTCCACGATGGCCGCCCACTTCAACCGGATCAGCGCCATCCTGAAATTCTCGGGTGAGCGGGGGCTCCACCGGATCGAATTCGATCTCCCCAAGATCAAGGTCCCCCACACACCGAAGTTGGTGCTCACAGAGGATCAGGTGAAAGTGTTTTTCGCTCACCTGGACCAATTCGCCAACCTTCACCAGAGCGTGATGGTGAGAACGATGTATTACCTAGGCCTTCGGGAACAGGAATCCTATCGGCTTCGGTGGTCCTGCTATGACGATAAGCACCAGACCTACACCATCGATCAACAGAAAAGCGGAGAGGTCTCAGTGCTCCCGGTAGTGGAGGAGATGGCGGATTGGTTTGCTCGACTCCCGCGTTTGGGTACCTACATGTGCCCCCGGGACAAACGGGACGAGCCACATGGTTCGAAGTACACCACCCGCCCCTTCAAGCGAGCTGTCGCAGAAATGGGACTCCCCAGCACCTTTTGCCATCATCGCCTCCGAGCAACACTGGCCACAGTTCTGGTTAAGAAAGGGGTGCCGCTGGAAATGATCCGGAAGCTTCTTCGACATGCGAGCGTTGAAACCTGCGTGGCCTGGTACATCGAGACAGATATTCAGGACATGCGTAGTGCGCTGGCGAAGCTCTCATGA
- a CDS encoding AAA family ATPase: MADSQEKHTVARLIGAPPGYVGYEEGGLLTDAIRKQPHAVLLLDELEKAHPDLFGILLQVMDHAALTDSHGRSADFRHTVLVMTTNVGARELSARQVGFAEVGARRSAKGTIEKAFSPEFRNRLDAILQFAPLGRPEMERVADKHLRELEAQLAEKSVTLTCTPKARAWLAEKGYDPAFGARPMARLIERELRRPLAEAILFGPLAKGGEATVDLKDGRPCLSFG; the protein is encoded by the coding sequence TTGGCGGATTCCCAGGAGAAGCACACGGTGGCGCGGCTCATCGGCGCGCCGCCCGGGTACGTGGGCTACGAGGAGGGCGGCCTGCTCACCGACGCCATCCGCAAGCAGCCCCATGCCGTGCTGCTGCTGGACGAGCTGGAGAAGGCCCACCCGGACCTCTTCGGGATCCTGCTCCAGGTCATGGATCACGCCGCCCTCACGGACAGCCACGGCCGCAGCGCCGACTTCCGCCACACGGTGCTGGTGATGACCACCAACGTGGGCGCGCGCGAGCTCTCGGCCCGGCAGGTGGGCTTCGCCGAGGTGGGGGCGCGGCGTTCGGCCAAGGGAACCATCGAAAAAGCCTTCAGCCCCGAGTTCCGTAACCGTCTGGATGCCATCCTCCAGTTCGCGCCCCTGGGCCGGCCCGAGATGGAGCGCGTGGCGGACAAGCACCTGCGGGAGCTGGAAGCGCAACTGGCCGAGAAGTCCGTCACGTTGACCTGCACGCCCAAGGCCCGGGCCTGGCTGGCGGAGAAGGGCTATGACCCCGCCTTTGGCGCCCGGCCCATGGCGCGGCTCATCGAGCGGGAACTGCGGCGGCCGTTGGCGGAGGCCATCCTCTTCGGGCCCCTGGCCAAGGGCGGCGAGGCCACCGTGGATCTCAAGGACGGCCGGCCGTGCCTGTCTTTCGGCTGA
- a CDS encoding ArsR/SmtB family transcription factor, translating to MKYPNHPTQDRIALSTLLAALGDPTRLAIVKQLDHLGEQSCGSFGLPISNSTLTHHLKALREAGAIMTRIQGTKRFVSLRRDDLEMRFPGLLLAILNAPRKVRVPQTANNL from the coding sequence ATGAAATATCCGAACCACCCAACCCAGGACCGAATTGCCCTAAGCACACTCCTCGCAGCCCTCGGCGATCCCACCCGACTAGCGATCGTGAAACAGTTAGATCATCTGGGAGAGCAAAGTTGCGGTTCCTTCGGGCTCCCAATCTCCAATAGCACCCTTACTCACCATCTCAAGGCGCTTCGAGAGGCCGGCGCGATAATGACCCGGATACAGGGGACCAAACGGTTCGTCTCACTTCGCCGAGATGACTTGGAAATGCGTTTCCCCGGCCTCCTCCTGGCCATCCTGAATGCACCACGAAAAGTACGAGTCCCGCAAACGGCTAACAACCTATGA
- a CDS encoding transposase, with protein sequence MVNAMLFSLKQFERRFPNDEACQAYLEELRWPQGVGCPGSHCYPTEPPWRPSRGRRLICRKCRAQFSPTSGTLLDGLHTPLKVVFLSAWWLTVGSRLTTIELQRRLGLPHYRVAQSLRLRWRLAMLEDLGMNLSEFGLCGRTGAPGGIEQRFRDAHREAIPGVPTYSTGSKEVFELLLRSALRLKPIKETDLRRFFRGEVVIHREGEPSSS encoded by the coding sequence ATGGTTAATGCCATGCTCTTCAGCCTCAAGCAGTTCGAGCGCCGATTTCCCAACGATGAGGCCTGTCAGGCCTACCTGGAGGAGCTGCGCTGGCCCCAAGGAGTTGGTTGCCCGGGGTCACACTGCTACCCAACGGAGCCTCCATGGCGTCCATCCCGGGGTCGGCGACTGATTTGCCGGAAGTGCCGTGCCCAGTTCTCGCCCACCTCGGGAACCCTTCTCGACGGCCTCCACACTCCCTTGAAGGTGGTATTCCTATCGGCCTGGTGGCTCACGGTTGGCAGCCGACTAACGACTATCGAATTACAGCGGCGTCTTGGCCTTCCTCACTACCGGGTCGCTCAATCTCTTCGTTTACGCTGGCGCCTTGCGATGCTCGAAGACCTTGGCATGAACCTTAGCGAGTTCGGACTCTGCGGGAGGACCGGAGCCCCAGGTGGCATCGAGCAGAGGTTCCGCGATGCCCACCGAGAAGCCATCCCAGGTGTTCCGACCTATTCGACCGGCAGCAAGGAAGTCTTCGAACTTCTTCTTAGGTCTGCCCTTCGGCTCAAGCCAATCAAAGAGACAGACCTTCGGAGATTCTTCCGAGGCGAGGTAGTCATCCATCGCGAGGGAGAGCCAAGCAGTTCATGA